A genomic window from Sporosarcina sp. Marseille-Q4063 includes:
- a CDS encoding ABC transporter ATP-binding protein: MTKPLLKVERLKKYFPIKKGVLGRVAGQIKAVDDISFYVNEGETLGIVGESGCGKSTTGRMLLRLLEPTEGTVEFDGKDITTLSAEEMRKTRRDIQMVFQDPYASLNPRHTIEKILGEPLLVHGMKSAKARNAKVREFLEVVGLSDFHAKRYPHQFSGGQRQRIGIARALMTNPKLIIADEPVSALDVSIQAQVLNLMQDLQKEFNLTYIFIAHDLGVVRHISDRVGVMYLGKMVEVSESEDLYAKPLHPYTQALLSAVPVPDPDYVKQEVFLEGDIPNPADPPTGCTFHTRCPFKMDICTRDIPKLIEVEEGHSVACHLYPDGTDNDIKIDGGVIK, encoded by the coding sequence ATGACAAAGCCTTTATTGAAAGTTGAACGTTTGAAAAAGTATTTTCCGATTAAAAAAGGCGTGCTTGGACGAGTTGCAGGCCAAATAAAAGCAGTAGATGATATATCCTTTTACGTGAATGAAGGCGAGACGCTAGGAATTGTCGGTGAATCGGGATGTGGTAAATCGACAACTGGCCGAATGCTCTTAAGACTACTTGAGCCAACAGAAGGCACGGTAGAGTTCGATGGGAAAGATATCACAACCCTATCCGCGGAAGAAATGCGGAAAACGCGGCGCGATATTCAAATGGTGTTTCAAGATCCCTATGCTTCCCTAAATCCAAGACATACTATCGAAAAAATATTAGGAGAACCATTATTGGTTCATGGCATGAAAAGCGCTAAGGCGCGAAATGCAAAAGTTCGTGAATTTTTAGAAGTCGTCGGATTAAGCGACTTTCATGCAAAACGGTACCCGCATCAGTTTAGCGGAGGTCAAAGACAGCGAATTGGAATCGCAAGAGCTCTTATGACAAATCCGAAACTAATTATTGCAGATGAACCGGTATCCGCGCTTGATGTATCAATCCAGGCGCAAGTCCTGAATTTAATGCAAGACTTGCAAAAAGAATTTAATTTAACTTATATTTTCATTGCCCACGATCTTGGAGTGGTTCGCCACATTAGTGATCGAGTGGGCGTTATGTATCTAGGGAAAATGGTAGAAGTTTCTGAGAGTGAAGACCTTTATGCAAAACCTCTCCATCCTTATACACAAGCCTTATTATCAGCAGTCCCGGTTCCAGATCCAGACTATGTAAAACAGGAAGTTTTTCTTGAAGGGGATATTCCAAATCCTGCGGATCCGCCAACTGGTTGCACATTCCACACAAGATGCCCGTTTAAGATGGACATCTGTACGCGGGATATTCCAAAGCTTATAGAAGTTGAAGAAGGTCATTCTGTTGCGTGCCATCTTTATCCAGATGGTACCGACAATGATATAAAAATAGACGGAGGGGTCATTAAATGA